In Desulfobulbus oralis, one DNA window encodes the following:
- the leuA gene encoding 2-isopropylmalate synthase: protein MRAEKIRKYRPYPTVDLPDRAWPGRTITTAPAWCSVDLRDGNQALIQPMNLDEKLEMFQLLLDIGFKEIEVGFPAAAKVEYDFLRLLIEERRIPEGVMPQVLTQAREHLIRRTFDSIAGARAAVVHLYNSTSTLQREVVFRKGKKEIIDLAVYGARLVQQQARDSDVQVHYEYSPESFTGTELDYALEICEAVLDVWQPTQENPVIINLPATVEMSTPNVYADRIEWFCRHLKDRGRVIMSLHAHNDRGEAVAATELALMAGADRVEGTLFGNGERTGNVDILTLALNMATQGVDPGLDFSDINHVIEVYERCTRLQVPPRHPYAGELVYTAFSGSHQDAINKGMTAHEHSESGLWAVPYLPVDPQDLGRTYESIIRINSQSGKGGAAYIMEREFGFRLPKDMHPEFGRIVQAATDASGLELSPAMLYSIFEQNYLSVRNAATGYCLKAFEVLKRHIDHSEKDSLAEIAAVLAWGGKERRIQAEGNGPLDAFCSALHENLHLDFTLHSYHEHALTRGSSSKAVSYIEITAGDGSSYWGAAVHSDIIVASIKALLSAINRSRAAEAGEEA from the coding sequence ATGCGAGCGGAAAAAATCAGAAAGTACCGGCCCTATCCCACGGTTGACCTGCCGGACCGCGCCTGGCCCGGCAGGACCATCACCACCGCGCCCGCCTGGTGCAGCGTAGACCTGCGCGACGGCAATCAGGCGCTCATCCAGCCCATGAATCTCGACGAGAAGCTGGAGATGTTCCAGTTGCTGCTGGACATTGGTTTTAAGGAAATCGAGGTTGGCTTTCCCGCTGCCGCCAAGGTGGAGTACGATTTTCTGCGCCTCCTGATAGAAGAGCGGCGGATTCCCGAAGGCGTGATGCCCCAGGTGCTCACCCAGGCCAGGGAGCACCTGATTCGCCGCACCTTCGACTCCATTGCCGGCGCCAGGGCGGCAGTCGTGCATCTCTACAATTCCACTTCGACTCTGCAGCGCGAGGTGGTGTTCAGAAAGGGTAAAAAGGAAATCATCGACCTGGCGGTGTACGGCGCCAGGCTCGTGCAACAGCAGGCCAGGGACAGCGACGTGCAGGTGCACTACGAGTACTCGCCGGAAAGCTTCACCGGCACCGAGCTGGACTATGCGCTGGAAATCTGCGAGGCGGTGCTGGACGTGTGGCAGCCTACGCAGGAAAATCCGGTCATCATCAATCTGCCGGCCACCGTGGAGATGTCCACGCCGAATGTGTATGCCGACCGCATCGAGTGGTTCTGCCGCCACCTGAAAGATCGGGGCCGGGTCATCATGAGCCTGCATGCCCACAACGACCGTGGCGAGGCTGTGGCTGCCACCGAACTGGCCCTCATGGCCGGGGCCGACCGGGTTGAGGGCACGCTGTTCGGCAATGGCGAGCGCACCGGCAATGTGGATATCCTGACCCTGGCGCTCAACATGGCCACCCAGGGCGTTGATCCAGGGCTGGACTTTTCCGACATCAACCACGTGATCGAGGTGTACGAGCGCTGTACCCGGCTGCAGGTGCCGCCGCGCCATCCCTATGCGGGCGAGCTGGTTTACACGGCCTTCTCCGGCTCGCACCAGGATGCCATCAACAAGGGCATGACTGCCCACGAGCACAGTGAAAGCGGCCTGTGGGCAGTGCCGTATCTGCCTGTTGATCCTCAGGATCTGGGCCGCACCTACGAGTCCATCATCCGCATCAACAGCCAGTCCGGCAAGGGCGGTGCGGCCTACATCATGGAGCGCGAATTCGGCTTCAGGCTGCCCAAAGACATGCATCCTGAATTTGGCCGCATTGTCCAGGCCGCAACCGATGCGAGCGGCCTGGAACTGAGCCCCGCGATGCTCTACAGTATCTTCGAGCAAAACTATCTGAGCGTCAGAAATGCCGCAACCGGCTATTGCCTCAAAGCCTTTGAGGTGCTGAAGCGCCACATCGACCACAGTGAAAAGGATTCCCTTGCGGAGATTGCGGCGGTTCTGGCCTGGGGCGGCAAAGAGCGCCGCATTCAGGCCGAGGGCAACGGCCCGCTGGATGCCTTCTGCTCGGCGCTTCACGAAAACCTGCACCTGGACTTCACCCTGCATTCCTACCACGAGCATGCGCTAACCCGGGGCAGTTCTTCCAAAGCGGTGAGCTATATAGAAATCACTGCTGGAGATGGCAGCAGCTATTGGGGGGCGGCTGTGCATTCGGACATTATCGTAGCATCAATCAAGGCACTGCTCAGTGCCATCAATCGTTCCAGGGCGGCGGAAGCCGGGGAGGAGGCATAA
- a CDS encoding CreA family protein, with translation MGTLLLGLAAGALVATTAAAEEIGEARTTFKMLGANDKIVIEAFDDPDIPGATCYISRAKTGGVKGSLGMAEDSADASISCHQTGPIVLPADVASGKEDGTSVFRKSTSLLFKKLQVRRYYDKKRNTLVYMSYSIKIIEGFPKNSISAIPLQIPGAKP, from the coding sequence ATGGGTACATTGCTGTTGGGACTGGCGGCCGGCGCATTGGTGGCCACTACGGCTGCGGCCGAGGAAATCGGCGAGGCGCGCACCACCTTCAAAATGCTGGGTGCGAATGACAAGATCGTTATCGAAGCCTTTGACGATCCGGACATTCCGGGCGCGACCTGCTACATCAGCCGTGCCAAAACCGGCGGCGTCAAGGGTTCGCTCGGCATGGCGGAAGACTCGGCCGACGCCTCCATCTCCTGTCATCAGACCGGCCCTATTGTCCTGCCCGCTGATGTGGCTTCTGGCAAGGAAGACGGGACCTCGGTATTCAGAAAATCCACCTCGCTCCTGTTCAAAAAATTGCAGGTGCGGCGCTATTACGACAAAAAGCGCAACACGCTCGTGTATATGAGTTACAGCATCAAAATCATCGAAGGTTTTCCCAAAAACTCCATTTCCGCCATTCCGCTCCAGATCCCCGGAGCAAAGCCCTGA
- a CDS encoding histone deacetylase family protein, whose product MMQAAHTLGIVFFPAYDWAISPTHPEREERLLYTQDQFREEGLFDIAGISEHRPLRATDQDILRTHFCFPNLAAVCSESHRISAGGAMRAAQLVLERQSERAFALVRPPGHHAMKVVHANRGFCNINNEAVMLAWLRRHYGLKRIAIVDTDCHHGDGTQDIFWHDPDTLFISLHQDGRTLYPGSGFPHEDGGPKARGRTINIPLPPLTGDTGYLQVIEQAVLPILEDFKPELLINSAGQDNHYSDPITNMNFSAQGYARLTALLKPDIAVLEGGYAIKSALPYVNLGIALAMAGCDYSAVREPDYLPGRYEESRNLMLAIDYLCELAKKTYFSPEPQDCIREQGFFIRERRIYYDTDDVSEVQREELRDCSNCPGCRIIRSASSRSGPCLGVEIPENACHRCESEALALFQRKNDGFGSAQLMDHKNQVYTYRQQ is encoded by the coding sequence ATGATGCAGGCAGCCCACACGCTTGGTATTGTTTTTTTTCCGGCCTATGACTGGGCCATTTCGCCCACTCACCCCGAGCGGGAAGAACGCCTGCTCTACACCCAGGATCAGTTTCGGGAAGAGGGGCTTTTCGACATTGCCGGCATCAGCGAGCACCGGCCCCTGCGCGCCACGGACCAGGACATCCTGCGCACCCATTTCTGCTTCCCGAATCTTGCCGCGGTGTGCAGCGAATCTCACCGCATTTCGGCCGGCGGCGCCATGCGCGCAGCCCAGTTGGTTCTGGAGCGGCAGAGCGAACGGGCCTTCGCTCTGGTGCGGCCGCCCGGCCATCACGCCATGAAAGTGGTGCACGCCAACCGTGGCTTCTGCAACATCAACAACGAGGCCGTGATGCTGGCCTGGCTGCGCCGGCATTACGGCCTGAAGCGCATTGCCATTGTAGACACCGACTGCCACCACGGTGACGGCACCCAGGACATCTTCTGGCATGACCCGGACACACTGTTCATCTCCCTGCATCAGGACGGCCGTACCCTGTATCCGGGCAGCGGCTTCCCCCACGAGGATGGCGGCCCGAAGGCCCGGGGGCGCACCATCAACATTCCCCTGCCGCCGCTGACCGGCGACACCGGCTATCTGCAGGTCATTGAACAGGCGGTGCTGCCTATTCTGGAGGATTTCAAGCCGGAGCTGCTCATCAATTCGGCGGGCCAGGACAACCACTATTCCGATCCCATTACCAACATGAATTTTTCCGCCCAGGGTTATGCGCGGCTGACTGCGCTCCTGAAACCGGACATTGCGGTGCTGGAAGGCGGTTATGCCATCAAGAGCGCGCTGCCCTACGTGAATCTGGGCATTGCCCTGGCCATGGCGGGTTGCGATTATTCGGCGGTGCGCGAGCCGGATTATCTGCCCGGTCGCTATGAGGAAAGTAGGAATCTGATGCTGGCCATCGACTATCTCTGCGAGCTGGCCAAAAAGACCTACTTCAGTCCTGAGCCACAGGATTGCATCAGAGAACAGGGCTTTTTTATCAGAGAACGGCGCATCTACTACGACACGGACGATGTGAGCGAAGTGCAGAGGGAAGAGCTGAGGGACTGCAGCAACTGTCCAGGCTGCCGCATAATACGCAGCGCGAGCAGCCGCAGTGGCCCCTGCCTTGGCGTGGAGATTCCCGAAAACGCCTGCCACAGGTGCGAGAGCGAGGCCCTGGCCCTGTTTCAGCGGAAAAACGATGGCTTTGGCTCTGCACAGTTGATGGACCACAAAAATCAGGTGTACACATACCGCCAGCAATGA
- a CDS encoding hydantoinase/oxoprolinase family protein — protein sequence MAGTTDRRKGGARQSLCIGIDIGGTHSDGVLAAGTRILAASKVGTCHEDLLVSIRALLARLLEGRNAAEVAAVKLSTTLTTNAIVTGRIAAVALLVSGGPGIAAEHYRIGPQFHQIRGSLNHVGLETAALDRDELAAALAECRQAGIRHYAVVSKFSPRNPVHEVQMAAAVQAYGAGHVLSCGHQLSGSLNFGRRIGTAYFNAAVSDIARNFAGALGQSLKDFGLEQAGVHILKADGGTLPLARALDMPVQSILSGPAASVMGALATLPQHEDVALLDIGGTTTDLALLADGQPLLEREGIALAGRPTLVRALRVQSIGLGGDSAIHVEKGRVSCGPERSGPCMATGGREPAVMDACNLLGRARYGDVAASKAGLLRLAASCGMPAETLAQAALDCAAQTIHRALLALIEEVNSKPLYTIQEILTERRIAPKKLVLIGGPAAVFRPLLEEQTGLPVLCPQLAGITNAIGAALCRPTGILELHANTARRTLLATAAGVVRHIDRNFTLQDAVAEAKRLLQASMEESGMALEPDDMQLVQADAFNMVEDCYTSGQNMRVRVQVKPAVLGQAEVPATCRENEVRP from the coding sequence ATGGCGGGAACGACAGATCGGCGCAAAGGCGGTGCCAGGCAATCCCTGTGCATTGGCATCGACATTGGCGGCACCCACAGCGACGGGGTGCTGGCAGCCGGCACGCGGATCCTGGCTGCCTCCAAGGTGGGCACCTGTCATGAGGACCTGCTGGTTTCCATCCGGGCGCTGCTGGCACGACTGCTGGAAGGTCGGAACGCAGCCGAGGTGGCTGCCGTCAAGCTCAGCACCACCTTGACCACCAATGCCATTGTCACGGGCCGGATTGCGGCGGTCGCCCTTCTGGTGAGCGGCGGGCCGGGCATTGCCGCCGAACATTATCGTATCGGCCCGCAGTTTCACCAGATCCGGGGCAGCCTGAACCATGTGGGTCTGGAAACCGCGGCGCTGGACAGGGATGAACTTGCGGCAGCGCTTGCCGAATGCCGGCAGGCAGGCATCCGCCACTATGCGGTGGTGAGCAAATTTTCACCCAGAAACCCGGTTCACGAAGTGCAGATGGCAGCGGCTGTGCAGGCCTATGGAGCCGGGCATGTCCTGAGCTGCGGCCACCAGCTCTCCGGCAGCCTGAACTTCGGCCGTCGCATCGGCACCGCCTATTTCAATGCCGCTGTCAGCGACATTGCCCGGAATTTTGCCGGGGCCCTGGGGCAGAGCCTGAAGGACTTCGGTCTGGAGCAGGCCGGCGTGCATATCCTCAAGGCCGACGGCGGCACCCTGCCGCTTGCCCGCGCACTGGACATGCCGGTGCAGTCCATACTGTCCGGCCCGGCCGCCTCGGTCATGGGCGCATTGGCCACCCTGCCCCAGCATGAGGATGTGGCCCTTTTGGACATTGGCGGCACCACGACAGATCTGGCGCTCCTGGCAGATGGCCAGCCGCTTTTGGAGCGTGAGGGCATTGCCCTTGCCGGCCGGCCCACACTGGTGCGGGCCCTGCGCGTGCAATCCATCGGGCTGGGCGGCGACTCGGCCATTCACGTGGAAAAGGGCCGGGTCAGTTGCGGCCCGGAGCGCTCTGGCCCCTGCATGGCGACCGGCGGCCGGGAGCCTGCGGTCATGGATGCCTGCAACCTGCTGGGCCGGGCCCGGTATGGCGATGTGGCCGCCTCCAAAGCCGGTCTCCTCCGGCTGGCCGCCTCGTGCGGCATGCCGGCTGAAACCCTGGCCCAAGCCGCCCTGGACTGTGCCGCCCAGACCATCCACAGGGCGCTTTTGGCGCTCATCGAAGAGGTCAACAGCAAGCCGCTCTACACTATCCAAGAAATCCTGACCGAGCGCCGCATCGCCCCCAAAAAGCTGGTGCTCATCGGCGGGCCGGCAGCAGTCTTCCGCCCCCTGCTGGAGGAACAAACCGGTCTGCCGGTGCTGTGTCCGCAACTGGCCGGCATCACCAATGCCATTGGGGCGGCGCTCTGCCGGCCCACCGGCATTCTGGAACTGCACGCGAACACGGCCCGACGCACCCTGCTGGCCACGGCTGCCGGCGTGGTCCGCCATATCGACCGGAATTTCACCCTGCAGGATGCCGTCGCCGAGGCCAAAAGGCTCTTGCAGGCCAGCATGGAGGAGAGCGGTATGGCTCTTGAGCCTGACGACATGCAGCTCGTGCAGGCCGATGCCTTCAACATGGTGGAAGACTGTTACACCAGCGGCCAGAACATGCGGGTGCGCGTGCAGGTCAAACCCGCGGTGCTGGGCCAGGCCGAAGTCCCGGCAACGTGTCGGGAAAACGAGGTGCGCCCATGA
- a CDS encoding VOC family protein: protein MDQHINYITLGVTDLAASRRFYQEVFGWRETAASNEHIAFFQAGSALLLALYPKDALAHDAKVADACGSGFPRFTLAHNVGSPAEVDALFAALAEKKARILKPPQAVFWGGYSGYVADPDGFLWEIAHNPFLEKLR, encoded by the coding sequence GTGGACCAGCACATCAACTACATCACCCTGGGGGTGACCGATCTGGCGGCCTCACGCCGTTTCTATCAGGAGGTTTTCGGCTGGCGGGAAACAGCGGCGAGCAACGAGCATATCGCCTTTTTCCAGGCGGGCAGCGCCCTGCTGCTGGCGCTATATCCAAAAGACGCCCTGGCCCATGACGCCAAGGTAGCGGACGCATGCGGCAGCGGCTTTCCGCGCTTCACCCTGGCGCACAATGTCGGCAGCCCGGCCGAGGTGGATGCCCTGTTCGCCGCACTGGCCGAAAAAAAGGCGCGCATCCTCAAGCCACCGCAGGCGGTTTTCTGGGGTGGATACAGTGGCTATGTCGCCGATCCTGACGGCTTTTTGTGGGAAATTGCCCACAACCCCTTTCTGGAAAAACTGCGCTGA
- a CDS encoding arylesterase: MNKKLPMSCIAALLAGFFLLLCLACSRQPSLPPLAADTVILAFGDSLTFGTGAQPGQSYPAVLARLVERRVVNAGIPGEISAQGLQRLPGVLDEVQPALLLLCHGGNDMLRHLSHEELRSNLRAMVGLAQSRGIAVMLIAVPEPSFAVKAPPLYAELAKELGLPLEAKILARIERQRSLKSDQIHPNADGYYHMAEAIAQALRKHGAIK; the protein is encoded by the coding sequence ATGAACAAAAAACTGCCGATGTCGTGCATTGCCGCGCTGTTGGCCGGCTTTTTTCTGCTCCTCTGCCTTGCCTGCTCCAGACAGCCGTCTCTGCCGCCTTTGGCTGCGGATACCGTGATTCTGGCTTTTGGCGACAGTCTCACCTTTGGCACCGGTGCGCAGCCCGGGCAGAGTTACCCGGCCGTACTGGCCAGGCTGGTGGAACGCCGGGTGGTGAATGCCGGCATTCCGGGCGAAATCAGCGCTCAGGGTCTGCAGCGGCTGCCCGGCGTGCTGGATGAAGTTCAGCCGGCGCTGCTCCTGCTCTGCCACGGCGGCAACGATATGCTGCGCCACCTGAGTCATGAAGAGCTGCGCAGCAATCTGCGGGCCATGGTGGGTCTGGCGCAGAGCCGGGGTATTGCGGTTATGCTGATAGCCGTACCGGAGCCGAGCTTTGCGGTCAAAGCGCCGCCACTCTATGCCGAACTGGCCAAAGAACTGGGGCTGCCTTTGGAGGCAAAAATTCTGGCCAGGATCGAGCGCCAAAGGTCGCTAAAATCCGACCAGATCCACCCCAATGCCGACGGCTACTACCACATGGCCGAAGCCATCGCCCAGGCGCTGCGAAAGCACGGAGCCATCAAGTAA
- a CDS encoding aspartate kinase, with protein sequence MALIVQKFGGTSVGSIEKIRAVAERVLKERQAGHRMIVVLSAMAGETDRLIGLARQMQHIPDPRELDMLVSTGEQVSIALFAMAVKGAGYDAVSLLGDQVAIHTDQMHTRARIDSIDADRINRYLDQGKIVTVAGFQGVSDNGDITTLGRGGSDTTAVALAAALHADACEIFTDVAGVFTTDPGIYDKARKIDYISYEEMLELASLGAKVLDIRAVSMAKRFKVPVHVRSTFGNTIGTWVVDEEKIMESMLVSGITYSKKEARITVKKVPDQPGIAAKVFLPISDAGILVDMIIQNAHEGGLTDMTFTVPKADYERAMEILHKVAREIQAQTVTGDQEIAKISIVGLGMRNHAGIASTMFQIMSREGINMMMVSTSEIKVSVVIAEKYTELAVRALHDAFALDKENLPQEEVD encoded by the coding sequence ATGGCCCTCATTGTACAGAAATTCGGCGGCACGTCGGTAGGCTCCATCGAAAAGATCAGGGCGGTTGCAGAGCGTGTGCTCAAAGAGCGGCAGGCGGGCCACCGCATGATCGTGGTGCTTTCCGCCATGGCCGGCGAAACGGACCGGCTTATCGGGCTGGCCCGGCAGATGCAGCACATCCCCGACCCCAGGGAACTGGATATGCTGGTCTCCACCGGGGAGCAGGTCAGCATCGCCCTCTTTGCCATGGCCGTGAAAGGCGCCGGCTATGACGCCGTGTCGCTTCTGGGCGATCAGGTGGCCATCCATACCGACCAGATGCACACAAGAGCCCGCATCGACTCCATTGACGCGGACCGCATCAACAGGTATCTCGACCAGGGCAAAATTGTGACGGTCGCGGGCTTTCAGGGCGTGAGCGATAACGGAGACATTACAACCCTGGGCCGTGGCGGCTCGGATACCACGGCAGTGGCGCTGGCCGCGGCCCTGCACGCCGATGCCTGCGAGATCTTTACCGACGTGGCGGGTGTTTTTACCACCGACCCGGGCATTTACGACAAGGCTCGCAAAATCGACTACATCAGCTACGAGGAGATGCTCGAGCTGGCGAGCCTGGGCGCCAAGGTGCTGGATATCCGTGCGGTGAGCATGGCCAAGCGCTTCAAGGTGCCGGTGCATGTTCGCTCAACCTTTGGCAATACCATCGGCACCTGGGTGGTGGACGAGGAGAAAATTATGGAATCCATGCTGGTTTCAGGCATTACCTACAGCAAAAAAGAAGCACGCATCACGGTGAAAAAGGTACCGGACCAGCCGGGCATCGCGGCCAAGGTGTTTTTGCCGATTTCCGATGCCGGCATTCTGGTGGACATGATCATCCAGAACGCCCATGAGGGCGGCCTGACCGACATGACCTTCACGGTGCCCAAGGCCGACTATGAGCGCGCCATGGAGATCCTGCACAAGGTGGCCAGAGAAATCCAGGCCCAGACCGTGACCGGCGACCAGGAAATCGCCAAGATCTCCATTGTGGGACTGGGCATGCGCAACCATGCGGGCATTGCCTCCACCATGTTCCAGATCATGTCCAGGGAGGGCATCAACATGATGATGGTCTCCACCTCGGAGATCAAGGTCTCGGTGGTCATCGCGGAAAAATACACGGAACTGGCCGTGCGCGCGCTGCACGACGCCTTTGCCCTGGACAAGGAAAATCTGCCCCAAGAGGAAGTGGACTGA
- the cimA gene encoding citramalate synthase, with amino-acid sequence MAESIIIYDTTLRDGTQAENFNISLEDKIKICRELDSFGIDYIEGGWPGANPLSTEFFVRMQDMTLRHAKLAAFGSTRHVSNPPEKDANLLALLAAKTPAVTIFGKSWDIHVTEALRITLEQNLEIIQDSLAFLRQRVEHLFYDAEHFFDGFKANRDYALASIDRAVQGGAELICLCETNGGTLPNELVDIIHQVQRHFAEQGRQVALGIHAHNDAECAVANSIMAVQAGALMVQGTINGYGERCGNANLTSIIPALELKLGLHCNAGSRLHQLYVTTRLINELANLPHNRYQPYVGDSAFAHKGGIHVSAVQRNPLTYEHIDPERVGNERRILISDQSGRANILLKAERFGLQLQPEDPLMASIVADLKNMETQGYQYEAAEASFELLMRRALGLRRKFFNLEAFSVSDRKYSMNKEPLTEATIRLTVGDTEAHTAAMGDGPVNAMDLALRKALTRFYPSLQNMKLVDYKVRVLNGQNGTGARVRVLIESSDETGRSWGTVGVSCNVIEASWQALVDSINFKLMKDEQQGMLPRSAA; translated from the coding sequence ATGGCCGAGAGCATCATTATCTATGACACCACCCTGCGTGATGGCACCCAGGCGGAAAATTTCAACATTTCGCTGGAAGACAAGATAAAGATCTGCCGGGAGCTGGACAGCTTCGGTATCGATTACATCGAAGGCGGCTGGCCCGGCGCCAACCCGCTCTCCACCGAGTTCTTCGTGCGCATGCAGGACATGACCCTGCGCCACGCAAAGCTTGCGGCCTTTGGCTCGACGCGGCATGTCAGCAATCCGCCGGAAAAGGACGCCAACCTGCTGGCCCTTCTGGCCGCCAAAACGCCGGCAGTGACCATCTTCGGGAAAAGCTGGGACATCCACGTGACCGAGGCGCTGCGCATCACTTTAGAACAAAACCTCGAAATTATTCAGGATTCCCTGGCCTTTCTGCGCCAGCGGGTCGAGCATCTCTTCTACGACGCCGAACACTTCTTCGACGGTTTCAAGGCCAACCGGGACTACGCCCTGGCCAGCATTGACCGGGCCGTACAGGGGGGCGCCGAGCTGATCTGCCTCTGTGAAACCAACGGCGGCACCCTGCCAAACGAGCTGGTGGACATAATCCATCAGGTGCAGCGGCACTTTGCGGAGCAGGGGCGGCAGGTCGCTTTGGGCATTCATGCCCACAACGACGCCGAATGCGCGGTTGCCAACTCGATCATGGCCGTGCAGGCCGGCGCCCTGATGGTGCAGGGCACCATCAACGGTTACGGTGAACGCTGTGGCAACGCCAACCTGACCTCCATCATTCCGGCTCTGGAGCTGAAGCTCGGGCTGCATTGCAATGCCGGCTCCCGGCTGCACCAGCTCTATGTCACAACCCGGCTCATCAACGAGCTGGCGAATCTGCCCCACAATCGCTACCAGCCCTATGTGGGCGACTCGGCCTTTGCCCACAAGGGCGGCATTCATGTGAGTGCGGTGCAGCGCAACCCGCTGACCTACGAGCATATCGACCCCGAACGGGTGGGCAACGAACGCCGGATCCTGATCTCCGATCAGTCGGGCCGCGCCAATATCCTGCTGAAAGCCGAGCGCTTTGGCCTGCAGTTGCAGCCGGAGGATCCGCTCATGGCCTCCATTGTTGCGGACCTGAAAAACATGGAAACCCAAGGCTATCAGTATGAAGCCGCAGAGGCGAGTTTCGAGCTTTTGATGCGGCGGGCCCTGGGGCTGCGCCGCAAGTTCTTCAATCTGGAAGCCTTCAGCGTCTCCGATCGCAAGTACAGCATGAACAAGGAACCGCTCACCGAGGCCACCATCCGCCTGACCGTGGGCGATACCGAAGCCCATACCGCAGCCATGGGCGATGGCCCGGTCAACGCGATGGACCTGGCCCTGCGCAAGGCCCTGACCCGTTTTTACCCCAGCCTGCAGAACATGAAACTGGTGGACTACAAGGTTCGGGTGCTGAACGGCCAGAACGGCACCGGCGCCAGGGTGCGGGTTCTGATCGAGAGCAGCGACGAAACCGGCCGCTCCTGGGGGACGGTGGGGGTGTCCTGCAATGTCATCGAGGCGAGCTGGCAGGCCCTGGTGGACAGTATCAACTTCAAGCTCATGAAGGATGAACAGCAGGGCATGCTGCCGCGATCAGCCGCCTGA
- a CDS encoding YitT family protein: MRHHIKRITDSLVWNTFLLMFGAFVFIIGYKGIAVHNDFVPGALYGLSVVANNALPVLSLSKWYLLFNVPLFIAAWKGVSRRFFCLNLLTMGAIAFMTSYVELDLGIKDGMYAAIAAGATMGAGSGIILRSYGGGGGLDVLAVILNRKYGLRFGVFYFIANSVVMLLALSRFSPDTIVASLVMLFISSMVTEYVLSLFNQRKSVFIITRRTREVVGQLMESNKFYATVIPARGGYSGEPVDIVYSITDNLRLRSLEQLVLSIDANAVLVVENTFSVFGRNIALPKKY; encoded by the coding sequence ATGAGGCACCATATTAAAAGAATCACGGATTCTCTTGTCTGGAATACATTTCTGCTGATGTTTGGCGCCTTCGTCTTCATCATCGGCTACAAGGGGATTGCCGTGCACAACGACTTTGTGCCCGGTGCGCTGTACGGTCTGTCGGTGGTGGCCAACAACGCCCTGCCCGTGCTGTCCCTTTCCAAGTGGTACCTCCTCTTCAATGTTCCCCTGTTCATCGCGGCCTGGAAGGGCGTGAGCCGCCGCTTTTTCTGCCTCAACCTGCTGACCATGGGCGCCATCGCGTTCATGACCTCCTATGTGGAACTGGATCTGGGTATCAAGGACGGCATGTATGCCGCCATTGCCGCCGGGGCCACCATGGGTGCGGGCAGCGGCATCATCCTGCGTTCCTATGGTGGGGGCGGCGGGCTCGATGTTCTGGCCGTCATCCTCAATCGCAAGTATGGCCTGCGTTTCGGGGTCTTTTACTTCATCGCCAACTCGGTGGTGATGCTGCTGGCCCTCTCCCGCTTCAGCCCGGATACTATCGTGGCCTCTCTGGTCATGCTGTTCATCAGTTCGATGGTCACCGAATATGTCCTGTCCCTGTTCAACCAGCGTAAGTCCGTATTCATCATCACCCGCAGGACCAGGGAGGTTGTCGGCCAGCTCATGGAGTCCAACAAGTTCTACGCCACGGTCATCCCGGCGCGGGGCGGCTACAGTGGTGAGCCTGTGGACATCGTGTACTCCATTACCGACAATCTCCGGCTGCGATCCCTGGAGCAGCTCGTCCTGTCCATCGATGCCAATGCCGTGCTCGTAGTCGAGAACACCTTCAGTGTCTTTGGCCGCAACATTGCGCTGCCCAAGAAGTACTGA